One genomic region from Bacillus sp. SLBN-46 encodes:
- a CDS encoding ABC-F family ATP-binding cassette domain-containing protein has translation MKMITVENVSKTYGEKQLFNNISFTITEKERVGLIGINGTGKSSLLSIIAGLDQADEGKIIAGKDYTISFLNQQPDLDASKTVLEQVFHGEAPILKLMREYEKTLLLLDKDPNDTSKQEELFQLQKQMDALNAWDASTNAKSILMKLGIEDFTKKIGELSGGQKKRVALAQVLIEEPDLLILDEPTNHLDFDSVKWLEDYLSRYSGSILLVTHDRYFLDRVANRMFELDGGNLYSYKGNYAAFLEAKAIREENEAATFEKRKNLFRRELEWMRRGAKARTTKQKARIQRFEDLDDKLSSGKSTGEKLDISLHGSRLGKQVFELKNASKNYTDKTILNHFDLLVKPGDRIGIIGRNGAGKSTLLNILAKKIPLDDGEFIMGQTVKIAYYTQESEDMDENKRMIEYIKETAEIVETSDGKTISAAQMLERFLFPPYSHGTPIRKISGGEKRRLYLLKLLMTAPNVLLLDEPTNDLDTQTLTVLEDYLDEFPGVVITVSHDRYFLDKVAEQLLVLRGEGIIDSFYGNYTDYLEKETALEVQKTNTVLTQPVKTPEKEKKKKMTYKEKKEWGEIDEVIANTESRLEEVAEQMANIGSDFTKAQGLMKQEAELNEKLEQLIERWSYLAELAENE, from the coding sequence ATGAAAATGATCACTGTAGAGAATGTCTCGAAAACGTATGGCGAGAAACAACTCTTTAACAATATTTCATTTACAATCACTGAAAAAGAGCGGGTTGGTTTAATCGGAATAAATGGAACCGGGAAATCCTCCTTACTAAGCATTATCGCTGGTTTGGATCAGGCGGATGAGGGAAAGATTATTGCTGGGAAAGATTATACTATTTCGTTTTTAAATCAACAGCCAGACTTGGATGCAAGTAAAACAGTACTTGAGCAAGTTTTTCATGGCGAAGCACCAATATTAAAGCTAATGCGTGAATATGAAAAAACCTTGTTGTTACTTGACAAAGATCCTAACGACACGTCTAAACAAGAAGAACTTTTTCAATTACAAAAACAAATGGATGCATTAAATGCATGGGATGCGAGTACGAATGCCAAGTCAATCTTAATGAAATTAGGAATTGAAGATTTCACAAAGAAAATTGGTGAGCTTTCCGGCGGACAAAAAAAGCGGGTTGCCTTAGCACAAGTATTAATTGAAGAGCCAGATTTACTAATATTAGATGAACCAACAAACCATCTCGATTTTGACTCTGTCAAATGGCTGGAAGATTATTTAAGCAGATATAGCGGATCCATCCTTTTGGTTACACATGATCGTTACTTTTTAGATCGTGTGGCTAATAGAATGTTTGAATTGGATGGTGGAAATCTTTATAGCTATAAGGGCAACTATGCAGCCTTTTTAGAAGCCAAGGCCATTCGTGAAGAAAATGAAGCGGCAACTTTTGAAAAAAGAAAGAATCTTTTCAGACGTGAGCTTGAATGGATGAGGAGAGGTGCCAAAGCAAGAACAACCAAGCAAAAGGCTAGGATACAACGTTTTGAAGATCTTGATGATAAGCTTTCAAGTGGAAAATCCACAGGTGAGAAGCTTGATATTTCTTTACATGGAAGCAGGCTTGGTAAACAGGTTTTTGAACTAAAGAACGCATCTAAGAATTATACGGATAAAACAATCTTGAATCACTTTGATTTACTAGTAAAACCGGGTGACAGGATTGGTATTATTGGAAGAAATGGTGCGGGTAAATCGACACTATTAAATATACTTGCTAAAAAAATTCCGCTTGATGATGGGGAATTCATCATGGGGCAAACCGTGAAAATCGCTTACTATACTCAAGAAAGCGAAGACATGGATGAAAATAAGCGGATGATTGAATACATTAAGGAAACCGCCGAAATTGTTGAAACATCGGATGGAAAGACGATTTCGGCTGCACAAATGCTGGAACGTTTTCTATTCCCTCCATATTCTCATGGGACACCTATTCGAAAGATATCAGGTGGAGAAAAACGACGACTATATCTATTGAAGCTTTTAATGACAGCACCAAATGTTCTTTTGCTAGATGAACCGACAAATGATTTGGATACACAAACATTAACCGTTTTAGAAGATTATCTTGATGAATTCCCAGGAGTGGTTATAACAGTTTCCCATGATCGTTACTTCCTGGATAAGGTAGCTGAACAGCTTCTTGTCTTACGAGGTGAAGGGATTATAGATTCTTTTTACGGGAATTACACAGATTACCTTGAAAAAGAAACTGCTCTAGAAGTTCAAAAAACGAATACTGTACTAACCCAGCCTGTTAAAACTCCAGAAAAAGAAAAAAAGAAAAAAATGACTTATAAGGAGAAAAAAGAATGGGGAGAAATTGACGAGGTAATCGCAAACACTGAATCACGCTTAGAAGAAGTAGCTGAGCAAATGGCGAATATAGGCAGTGATTTTACAAAAGCACAGGGATTAATGAAACAGGAAGCAGAATTAAACGAAAAGCTAGAGCAATTAATTGAGCGCTGGTCGTATCTCGCAGAGCTTGCCGAAAACGAATGA
- a CDS encoding BrxA/BrxB family bacilliredoxin, with product MSNAYEEYMKQMVLPMRQELTRAGFAELQSAEEVEKFMKNASGTTLVVVNSVCGCAAGLARPAATQAVLNSEKKPDHLVTVFAGQDKEATARMREFFEGIEPSSPSMALLKDNKVVHFIPRHDIEGMPMEMVMQNVMNALEAHC from the coding sequence ATGTCAAATGCATATGAAGAATATATGAAACAAATGGTTTTACCAATGCGCCAAGAGTTGACTAGAGCAGGGTTCGCAGAGCTACAATCAGCAGAAGAAGTTGAGAAATTTATGAAAAATGCAAGTGGTACGACACTTGTAGTGGTGAATTCAGTATGTGGTTGTGCGGCTGGTTTAGCGCGTCCTGCAGCGACTCAAGCTGTATTAAATAGTGAAAAAAAACCTGACCATTTGGTTACTGTTTTTGCTGGACAAGATAAAGAAGCTACTGCTAGAATGCGTGAGTTCTTTGAGGGTATTGAGCCATCTTCACCATCAATGGCCCTGTTAAAGGATAACAAGGTAGTTCACTTTATTCCAAGACATGATATTGAAGGTATGCCAATGGAAATGGTTATGCAGAATGTAATGAATGCACTAGAGGCACATTGCTAA
- a CDS encoding class I SAM-dependent methyltransferase — protein sequence MFITTAGRTNQQMIEKAIHTAKTLEVPYVPRKKKSISLLQEEWDSRCLVVGKDRIELFEKGSTQPFFFHPNSAMFRIKRLLQGDHDPFAGIAKLSKGMTVLDCTLGLSSDAIVASFLVGEEGEVIGIEGQKYLAFIVQKGLQTWDSGLETMNEAMKRIKVVQDSALDYLKKQPNVSVDCVYFDPMFEESVLESDGIKALGQFAVYDDLTEELLQEANRVAKTRIILKDHYKSTRFEKYGFQVVKRKTSKFHFGVIDK from the coding sequence ATGTTTATAACTACTGCAGGAAGAACAAATCAGCAAATGATTGAAAAAGCTATTCATACAGCAAAAACTTTAGAAGTACCCTACGTGCCAAGAAAAAAGAAATCCATCTCTCTTTTACAGGAAGAATGGGACAGTAGGTGCCTTGTGGTAGGAAAGGATAGAATTGAACTTTTTGAAAAAGGGAGCACGCAGCCCTTTTTCTTCCATCCTAATTCAGCGATGTTCAGAATTAAGCGGTTGTTACAAGGAGATCACGACCCTTTTGCAGGTATCGCCAAGCTTTCAAAGGGGATGACCGTTTTGGATTGTACTCTTGGACTTTCCTCTGATGCGATTGTTGCAAGCTTCCTCGTTGGTGAAGAAGGGGAGGTAATAGGAATAGAAGGACAAAAATATTTGGCTTTCATCGTTCAGAAGGGGCTCCAAACATGGGATTCTGGTTTGGAAACTATGAATGAAGCGATGAAAAGAATAAAGGTCGTTCAAGATTCTGCTCTTGATTATTTGAAGAAACAGCCCAATGTTTCTGTAGACTGTGTTTATTTTGATCCGATGTTTGAGGAAAGTGTCCTTGAGTCGGATGGAATAAAGGCATTAGGTCAATTTGCAGTGTATGACGATTTAACAGAAGAATTGTTACAGGAAGCAAATAGGGTAGCTAAAACTCGAATTATATTAAAGGATCATTATAAAAGTACTCGATTTGAAAAATACGGTTTTCAAGTAGTTAAAAGAAAAACGTCTAAATTTCACTTTGGTGTGATTGATAAATAA
- a CDS encoding YpjP family protein — protein sequence MNKWLRKPLFVLISILTFGLVTPTQLMNSVNAQNFKDIDAFEAPADRSINRQNEFYEESEFNREAFMEQLIKQAEIQAYQKFGTKIKPVIEDEFREVILPNIELAIAQTADQIPEEDLKNLTISEQPGSGLSEKIFNIKSRLTGKDILRFHVRRDNPPQAGYWFNFHYHTIYDDYQSHHELGSIYWAKNTPPKWMS from the coding sequence ATGAACAAGTGGCTTCGTAAACCGTTATTTGTATTGATTTCTATTTTAACCTTTGGTCTTGTTACACCAACACAGTTAATGAATTCTGTAAATGCGCAGAACTTCAAAGACATAGATGCATTTGAAGCGCCGGCAGATAGAAGTATTAACCGGCAAAATGAATTTTATGAAGAATCAGAGTTTAACCGGGAAGCATTTATGGAACAATTAATAAAGCAGGCAGAAATTCAGGCTTACCAAAAGTTTGGAACAAAAATTAAGCCTGTAATTGAAGATGAATTTCGCGAAGTTATTTTGCCTAATATTGAATTGGCCATTGCTCAAACGGCAGACCAAATCCCAGAAGAGGATCTGAAGAACCTAACAATTTCAGAACAGCCAGGTTCTGGTCTTTCAGAAAAAATATTTAATATTAAAAGCCGTTTAACAGGGAAGGATATTCTACGTTTCCATGTAAGACGTGACAATCCACCACAAGCAGGTTATTGGTTTAATTTTCATTATCATACCATTTATGATGACTATCAAAGCCATCATGAATTAGGATCAATCTACTGGGCTAAAAACACACCTCCTAAGTGGATGAGTTAG
- a CDS encoding TerD family protein, whose amino-acid sequence MAVSLSKGQKVDLTKTNPGLTNVVVGLGWDTNKYDGGNDFDLDSSVFLLGENGKVTNETDFVFYNNPQGANGAVVHTGDNRTGAGDGDDEQVKINLTTVPANVQRIAFTITIHDAESRNQNFGQVSNSYARIFNEATGEELIRYDLGEDFSIETAIVVGELYRHNGEWKFSAIGSGYQGGLAALATDFGLSVG is encoded by the coding sequence ATGGCAGTAAGTTTATCAAAAGGTCAAAAAGTTGATTTAACAAAAACAAATCCAGGATTAACGAATGTTGTAGTGGGACTTGGGTGGGATACTAATAAATATGACGGCGGAAATGACTTTGACTTGGATTCCTCTGTTTTCCTTTTAGGAGAAAACGGAAAAGTTACCAATGAAACTGACTTTGTTTTTTACAATAATCCTCAAGGAGCAAACGGAGCTGTTGTACATACTGGTGACAATCGCACAGGTGCTGGTGATGGTGATGATGAACAGGTGAAAATTAATTTAACAACTGTTCCAGCAAACGTTCAGCGTATTGCATTTACAATCACGATTCATGATGCTGAAAGTAGAAACCAAAATTTTGGTCAAGTTTCAAATTCCTATGCTCGAATTTTTAATGAAGCAACAGGAGAAGAATTAATTCGCTATGATTTAGGGGAAGATTTCTCAATCGAAACTGCGATTGTGGTTGGCGAGTTGTATCGTCATAACGGTGAATGGAAATTTAGTGCAATCGGCAGTGGTTATCAAGGTGGTTTAGCAGCGCTTGCAACTGATTTTGGTTTATCTGTAGGTTGA
- a CDS encoding TerC family protein: protein MSVLNHILDTYSQFFNWSMWAEVLTNPVSWGLIGTLVILEGLLSADNALVLAVMVKHLPPEKRKKALFYGLLGAYAFRFIAIGIGVFLIKLWWVKILGAGYLAWLSIKYFIDKRKGSGGDDEEAEGLNQSGLLIRLFGTFWGTVVAVELMDIAFSVDSVLAAFGVSEQVWVLLVGGMLGVLMMRGVAGVFLTLIDRVPELETTAYILILIIALKMLLAVFHIDMGHLTFFIILLVTFGATFVVHFMNKKKEESKGN from the coding sequence ATGTCTGTTTTAAATCATATCTTAGACACATATTCTCAATTTTTTAATTGGAGTATGTGGGCAGAAGTATTAACAAATCCTGTAAGCTGGGGCTTGATTGGTACACTGGTTATTCTAGAAGGCTTACTATCAGCTGATAACGCGCTTGTTCTAGCAGTAATGGTTAAGCACTTGCCACCTGAAAAACGAAAGAAAGCTCTATTCTATGGATTATTAGGTGCCTATGCTTTCCGCTTCATTGCAATCGGAATTGGTGTATTCCTGATTAAGCTTTGGTGGGTAAAAATATTGGGAGCAGGCTATCTTGCATGGTTATCAATCAAGTACTTTATTGATAAACGAAAAGGTTCCGGAGGGGACGATGAAGAGGCTGAGGGCTTAAATCAAAGTGGTTTACTCATTCGCTTATTTGGTACTTTCTGGGGAACAGTTGTAGCGGTTGAATTAATGGATATTGCCTTCTCTGTGGACAGTGTTCTAGCTGCCTTTGGTGTAAGTGAACAGGTTTGGGTATTACTAGTTGGAGGTATGCTTGGCGTATTAATGATGCGAGGAGTTGCAGGTGTATTCTTAACCTTGATAGACCGTGTACCTGAGCTTGAAACGACAGCATATATCTTAATTTTAATTATTGCCTTAAAGATGCTTCTAGCTGTATTCCATATAGATATGGGACATTTAACGTTCTTTATAATCTTATTAGTGACATTTGGAGCTACATTTGTCGTTCACTTTATGAATAAAAAGAAAGAAGAAAGTAAAGGCAATTAA
- a CDS encoding HpcH/HpaI aldolase/citrate lyase family protein has translation MNFFTYFYEEELNRFFYKRPQTFNKYTNRELLSYGLGATLYMPATRPNIHQEILSKKHEGLTSLVIDLEDAVGDNEVDRAEMLLMTELLKLYEELNKGFLSFVDLPLMFIRVRNIEQFRRVNEQLGEATKLLTGVVLPKFTAERSEELLTEVLKIHSNEHPFYAMPILETATVIQKETRMEELMNIKHLLDRYKDNILNVRIGATDFCGLYGIRRSADTTVYDIAVLRDCISDIINVFQRFDCPYVVSGPVWEYFSAKKRMLKPQLRQTPFRERYGDEGLKWRAKLIDENTDGFIREVLMDIANGLTGKTIIHPSHIKIVQALNVVSYEEYMDAKNIIEAATGNIGVFKSDFSNKMNEIKPHYYWAKKMILKSQLYGVLHEEFTTIDLIKKEVYV, from the coding sequence ATGAATTTTTTTACCTATTTCTATGAGGAGGAGCTTAATCGTTTCTTCTATAAAAGACCCCAAACCTTTAATAAATACACTAATCGTGAGCTGTTGTCATATGGATTAGGAGCAACCCTATACATGCCTGCAACACGCCCAAACATCCATCAAGAGATTCTTTCAAAAAAGCATGAGGGATTAACCTCGCTTGTTATCGATCTCGAAGATGCAGTGGGTGATAACGAGGTTGATAGAGCTGAAATGCTTCTTATGACGGAGTTGCTTAAACTATATGAAGAATTGAATAAAGGATTTTTAAGTTTTGTAGACTTACCGTTGATGTTTATTAGGGTTCGTAATATTGAGCAATTTAGGAGAGTAAACGAACAATTAGGAGAAGCGACCAAGCTTCTTACAGGGGTCGTTTTACCAAAGTTCACTGCAGAACGTAGTGAAGAATTATTAACTGAGGTCCTAAAAATTCATTCAAACGAGCACCCCTTTTATGCAATGCCAATCCTAGAGACAGCAACTGTCATCCAAAAGGAAACTAGAATGGAAGAATTAATGAATATTAAGCACCTACTCGACCGGTATAAGGACAATATTCTGAATGTTCGAATAGGCGCGACTGACTTTTGTGGGTTATATGGGATTAGGAGGAGTGCTGACACAACCGTATATGATATTGCTGTATTAAGAGATTGCATTTCAGATATAATAAATGTTTTTCAGAGATTTGATTGCCCATATGTAGTATCAGGGCCGGTATGGGAATACTTTTCAGCTAAAAAAAGAATGTTAAAGCCTCAGCTAAGGCAAACCCCTTTCCGTGAAAGATATGGTGATGAAGGGCTGAAGTGGAGAGCCAAATTAATAGATGAGAATACAGATGGTTTCATTCGGGAAGTCCTTATGGATATCGCAAACGGTTTGACAGGAAAGACGATTATCCATCCATCACATATTAAAATAGTTCAAGCTCTTAATGTAGTTTCCTATGAAGAATATATGGATGCGAAAAATATAATTGAAGCAGCAACAGGAAACATTGGAGTGTTTAAAAGTGACTTTTCTAATAAAATGAACGAGATAAAGCCTCACTATTATTGGGCAAAAAAAATGATCTTAAAATCACAGCTTTACGGGGTGTTACATGAAGAATTCACAACCATTGACCTTATCAAAAAAGAAGTATACGTTTAA